In Serratia marcescens subsp. marcescens ATCC 13880, a single genomic region encodes these proteins:
- the sufC gene encoding Fe-S cluster assembly ATPase SufC, with protein MLSIKNLKVSVEGNEILKGLDLEIKPGEVHAIMGPNGSGKSTLSATLAGREEYEVTEGEVTFKGKDLLELDPEDRAGEGVFLAFQYPVEIPGVSNHFFLQTSVNAVRKYREQEPLDRFDFADFIEEKIALLDMPADLLTRSVNVGFSGGEKKRNDILQMAALEPDLCILDETDSGLDIDALKIVANGVNSLRDGKRAFIIVTHYQRILDYIQPDYVHVLSQGRIVKSGDFSLVKQLEEQGYGWLTDQQ; from the coding sequence ATGTTAAGCATCAAGAATTTGAAAGTCAGCGTGGAAGGCAACGAAATCCTCAAGGGATTGGATCTGGAGATCAAACCGGGCGAAGTGCACGCCATCATGGGGCCGAACGGCTCGGGCAAGAGCACGCTGTCCGCCACGTTGGCCGGGCGTGAAGAATATGAAGTGACCGAAGGGGAAGTCACCTTCAAAGGCAAGGATCTGCTGGAGCTGGATCCGGAAGATCGCGCGGGCGAGGGCGTGTTTCTGGCCTTCCAGTACCCGGTGGAGATCCCCGGCGTCAGCAACCACTTCTTCCTGCAGACATCGGTCAACGCGGTGCGCAAATACCGCGAACAGGAGCCACTGGATCGCTTTGACTTCGCCGATTTCATCGAAGAGAAAATCGCGCTGCTGGACATGCCGGCCGATCTGTTGACCCGTTCGGTCAACGTCGGCTTCTCCGGCGGCGAGAAAAAACGCAACGACATTCTGCAGATGGCGGCGCTGGAACCGGATTTGTGCATTCTCGATGAAACCGACTCCGGCCTGGACATCGATGCGCTCAAGATCGTCGCCAACGGCGTCAACTCGCTGCGGGACGGCAAGCGCGCCTTTATCATCGTTACCCACTACCAGCGCATTCTGGACTATATCCAGCCGGATTACGTACACGTACTGTCGCAGGGGCGCATCGTCAAATCCGGTGATTTCTCGCTGGTGAAACAGTTGGAGGAGCAGGGCTATGGCTGGCTTACCGACCAACAGTAA
- the sufD gene encoding Fe-S cluster assembly protein SufD, with protein sequence MAGLPTNSNSNALQQLYRLFEGRGGERSPHALAHWQQALRLGWPTRKHENWKYTPLESLLEQQFLEPQPAPVSAEQLDALALGIDACRLVFIDGRYSAALSDGDLSDYQFELTAYGTPQALPEPIQPEIFLHLTESLAQETSLIRLPAGKIPARPLYLLHISSGRGAAGEVNTVHHRHHLEIGRGAEAEVIEHYVSLGEAAHFTGARLTANVADNAGLLHCKLAFESQPSYHFAHNDLVIGRDARVKSDSFLLGAGLTRHNTSAQLNGEGANLVINSLVLPVGKEICDTRTYLEHNKGYCESRQLHKTVVSDRGKAVFNGMIKVAKHAIKTDGQMTNHNLLLGKVAEVDTKPQLEIYADDVKCSHGATVGRIDEEQLFYLQSRGIDKHAAQQMIIFAFAAELTEGIANDTIRERVLARIAQRLPGEAA encoded by the coding sequence ATGGCTGGCTTACCGACCAACAGTAATTCAAACGCGCTGCAGCAGCTGTATCGCCTGTTCGAAGGCCGCGGCGGCGAGCGTTCGCCGCATGCGCTGGCGCACTGGCAGCAGGCGCTGCGCCTCGGCTGGCCGACGCGCAAGCATGAAAACTGGAAATACACGCCGCTGGAGAGCCTGCTGGAGCAGCAATTCCTCGAACCGCAGCCCGCCCCGGTGAGCGCAGAGCAGCTCGATGCGCTGGCGCTCGGCATCGATGCCTGTCGGCTGGTGTTTATCGACGGCCGCTACAGCGCCGCGCTGAGCGATGGCGACTTGAGCGATTACCAGTTCGAGTTGACCGCCTATGGCACGCCTCAGGCGTTGCCGGAGCCGATCCAGCCGGAGATTTTTCTGCACCTGACCGAAAGCCTGGCGCAGGAAACCAGCCTGATTCGCTTGCCGGCCGGCAAGATCCCTGCACGCCCGCTGTATCTGCTGCACATCAGCAGCGGACGCGGCGCAGCCGGGGAAGTGAACACCGTGCATCACCGCCATCATCTGGAGATCGGGCGCGGGGCTGAGGCGGAAGTGATCGAACACTACGTCAGCCTGGGCGAGGCCGCGCACTTCACCGGCGCGCGCCTGACCGCCAATGTGGCGGACAACGCCGGGCTGTTGCACTGCAAGCTGGCGTTTGAGAGCCAGCCAAGCTACCACTTTGCCCACAACGATCTGGTTATCGGCCGCGACGCGCGGGTGAAAAGCGACAGCTTCCTGCTGGGCGCCGGCCTGACGCGGCACAACACCAGCGCGCAGTTGAACGGCGAAGGCGCGAATCTGGTGATCAACAGCCTGGTGCTGCCGGTGGGCAAAGAGATCTGCGACACCCGCACCTATCTGGAGCACAATAAGGGCTATTGCGAAAGCCGGCAGCTGCATAAAACCGTGGTCAGCGATCGCGGCAAGGCGGTGTTCAACGGCATGATCAAAGTGGCCAAGCACGCGATCAAAACCGACGGCCAGATGACCAACCATAACCTGCTGTTGGGCAAGGTGGCAGAAGTGGATACCAAGCCGCAGCTGGAGATCTACGCAGACGACGTCAAGTGCAGCCACGGCGCCACCGTGGGGCGCATCGATGAAGAGCAGCTGTTCTATCTGCAGTCGCGCGGCATCGACAAGCACGCGGCGCAGCAGATGATCATCTTCGCCTTCGCCGCCGAGCTGACCGAAGGCATCGCCAACGACACCATCCGGGAACGGGTGCTGGCTCGCATCGCCCAGCGCCTGCCGGGGGAGGCTGCATGA
- the sufS gene encoding cysteine desulfurase SufS has protein sequence MSYPIERVRGDFPLLAREVNGQPLAYLDSAASAQKPQAVIDRELEFYRHGYAAVHRGIHTLSAEATQQMEAVREQAARFINAASAEEMVFVKGTTEGINLVANSFGRHLLQPGDAILITEMEHHANIVPWQMLAQERGLQLRVWPLQPDGTLDLARLPELVDASCKLLALTEVSNVLGTVNPVRDIIARARTLAPDLTVLVDGAQAVMHQRVDVQALDCDFYVFSGHKLYGPSGIGMLYGRQALLQQMPPWEGGGSMIRQVSLTAGTTFADPPWRFEAGSPNTAGIMGLGAAFDYVEALSLNAIHDYEQSLMHYALEALKQVPTLKIYGPAHRAGVIAFNLGEHHAYDVGSFLDQYGIAIRTGHHCAMPLMAFYQVPSMCRASLALYNTREEVDRLVAGLQRIHQLLG, from the coding sequence ATGAGTTATCCGATTGAACGCGTACGCGGCGATTTCCCGCTGTTGGCGCGTGAGGTGAACGGCCAACCGCTGGCCTATCTCGACAGCGCCGCCAGCGCGCAGAAACCGCAGGCGGTGATCGACCGTGAGCTGGAGTTCTACCGCCACGGTTATGCGGCGGTGCATCGCGGCATCCACACCCTGAGCGCCGAGGCGACTCAGCAGATGGAAGCGGTGCGGGAACAGGCGGCGCGCTTTATCAATGCCGCCTCGGCGGAAGAGATGGTGTTCGTCAAGGGCACCACCGAAGGCATCAACCTGGTGGCCAACAGCTTTGGCCGCCACCTGCTGCAGCCGGGCGATGCAATTCTCATCACCGAGATGGAGCACCACGCCAACATCGTGCCGTGGCAGATGCTGGCGCAAGAGCGTGGGTTGCAGCTGCGGGTGTGGCCGCTGCAGCCGGACGGCACGCTGGATCTGGCGCGGTTGCCGGAACTGGTCGACGCGTCCTGCAAACTGCTGGCGCTGACCGAGGTCTCCAACGTGCTGGGCACCGTCAACCCGGTGCGCGACATCATCGCCCGCGCCAGAACCCTGGCGCCGGATCTGACGGTGCTGGTGGACGGCGCGCAGGCGGTGATGCACCAGCGCGTCGATGTCCAGGCGCTGGACTGCGATTTCTACGTGTTTTCCGGCCATAAGCTGTATGGCCCTTCCGGCATCGGCATGCTGTATGGCCGCCAGGCGTTGTTGCAGCAGATGCCGCCGTGGGAAGGGGGCGGCTCGATGATCCGGCAGGTCAGCCTGACGGCGGGCACCACCTTCGCCGATCCGCCGTGGCGCTTCGAGGCCGGTTCGCCGAACACCGCCGGCATCATGGGGCTGGGCGCGGCGTTTGATTACGTCGAAGCTTTGAGCCTGAATGCGATCCACGATTATGAACAGTCGCTGATGCATTACGCGCTCGAGGCGCTCAAGCAGGTGCCGACGCTGAAAATCTATGGTCCGGCGCATCGCGCCGGGGTGATCGCCTTTAATTTGGGGGAACACCACGCCTATGACGTCGGCAGCTTCCTCGATCAGTACGGTATCGCCATTCGCACCGGCCATCACTGCGCGATGCCGCTGATGGCGTTTTATCAGGTGCCGAGCATGTGCCGCGCTTCGCTGGCGTTATATAATACCCGCGAAGAGGTGGACCGGCTGGTGGCCGGGCTGCAACGCATTCATCAGCTATTAGGTTAG
- the sufE gene encoding cysteine desulfuration protein SufE, whose product MANLPDKDKLVRNFSRCLNWEEKYLYVIELGAKLPPLDEAERQAGNLISGCQSQVWIVMRRDEQGQVEFHGDSDAAIVKGLLAVVFILYRQLTPQQIVDLDVRPFFTELALSQHLTPSRSQGLEAMIRAIRSKAAQLA is encoded by the coding sequence ATGGCGAATTTGCCGGACAAAGATAAATTGGTGCGTAATTTCTCCCGCTGTCTGAACTGGGAGGAGAAATACCTGTACGTGATTGAACTCGGCGCCAAATTGCCGCCGCTGGACGAGGCCGAGCGGCAGGCCGGCAACCTGATCTCCGGCTGTCAGAGCCAGGTGTGGATCGTGATGCGTCGCGATGAGCAGGGGCAGGTCGAGTTTCACGGCGACAGCGACGCGGCGATCGTCAAAGGGCTGCTGGCGGTGGTGTTCATTCTTTATCGTCAATTGACGCCGCAGCAGATCGTCGATCTCGATGTGCGGCCGTTTTTCACCGAGCTGGCGCTCAGCCAACATCTGACGCCTTCGCGCTCACAAGGGCTGGAGGCGATGATCCGCGCCATTCGCAGTAAAGCGGCGCAGCTGGCCTGA
- a CDS encoding L,D-transpeptidase family protein, which produces MKRALSLMGMVFATVLAGTQAASATEYPLPPPDSRLIGENTTYTVPNDGRPLEAIAADYKIGLLGMLEANPGTDPFLPKPGTVLTIPTQMLLPDTKREGIIVNLAELRLYYYPKGENKVIVYPIGIGQTGMHTPLEVTSISQKIPNPTWTPTANIRKRYQSQGVTLPAVVPAGPENPMGLFALRLAMGRGEYLIHGTNANFGIGMRVSSGCIRLRPTDIEALFNMVPRGTRVQVINDPVKISVEPDGKRYVEVHQPLSRVESDDPQTMPIALSKAEKAFAADGQTDRAVFDSAVVRRSGMPVLVNVGESPSAVSLTPAAAPAANKSPFKAAPISSVN; this is translated from the coding sequence ATGAAACGTGCGTTGAGTTTAATGGGCATGGTCTTCGCCACCGTATTGGCCGGCACGCAGGCCGCCAGTGCGACCGAGTACCCGCTGCCGCCGCCGGACAGCCGTCTGATCGGCGAAAACACCACTTATACCGTGCCAAACGACGGCCGCCCGCTGGAAGCCATCGCCGCTGACTACAAGATCGGTCTGCTGGGCATGCTGGAAGCCAACCCGGGCACTGACCCGTTCCTGCCCAAGCCGGGTACGGTGCTGACCATTCCGACCCAAATGCTGCTGCCTGACACCAAGCGTGAAGGGATCATCGTCAACCTGGCCGAACTGCGCCTTTATTACTACCCGAAAGGCGAGAACAAAGTGATTGTCTATCCGATCGGCATCGGCCAGACCGGGATGCACACGCCGCTGGAGGTGACCTCCATCAGCCAGAAGATCCCTAATCCGACCTGGACGCCCACCGCCAACATCCGCAAGCGCTATCAATCCCAGGGCGTGACGTTGCCTGCGGTGGTGCCGGCCGGCCCTGAAAACCCGATGGGGCTGTTCGCCCTGCGTCTGGCGATGGGGCGCGGTGAATACCTGATCCACGGCACCAACGCCAACTTCGGTATCGGCATGCGCGTCAGCTCCGGCTGCATTCGTCTGCGTCCGACGGACATCGAGGCGCTGTTCAACATGGTGCCGCGCGGCACGCGGGTGCAAGTGATCAACGATCCGGTGAAGATTTCCGTCGAGCCGGACGGCAAACGCTATGTGGAAGTGCACCAGCCGCTGTCGCGGGTAGAAAGTGATGATCCGCAGACCATGCCGATCGCGTTGTCTAAAGCGGAGAAAGCCTTTGCGGCCGATGGGCAAACCGATCGCGCCGTATTCGATAGCGCGGTTGTACGCCGTTCTGGCATGCCGGTGCTGGTCAACGTAGGGGAGAGCCCGTCGGCGGTGAGTTTGACGCCTGCAGCGGCTCCTGCGGCGAATAAGAGCCCATTCAAGGCAGCGCCAATCAGTTCGGTGAACTAA
- a CDS encoding major outer membrane lipoprotein, producing the protein MNRTKLVLGAVILGSTLLAGCSSNAKIDQLSSDVQTLNAKVDQLSNDVNAMRSDVQAAKDDAARANQRLDNQAHAYKK; encoded by the coding sequence ATGAATCGTACTAAACTGGTACTGGGCGCGGTAATCCTGGGTTCCACTCTGCTGGCTGGCTGCTCTAGCAACGCTAAAATCGATCAACTGTCTTCTGACGTTCAGACTCTGAACGCTAAAGTTGATCAGCTGAGCAACGACGTGAACGCAATGCGTTCTGACGTTCAAGCTGCTAAAGACGACGCAGCACGCGCTAACCAGCGTCTGGACAACCAAGCTCACGCTTACAAAAAGTAA